In one window of Campylobacter coli DNA:
- a CDS encoding YbgC/FadM family acyl-CoA thioesterase, with protein MKIRIYYEDTDAGGVVYHSNYLKFCERARSEIFFAKNAPIFDANKGHFLLTKANCFFIKSAKLGDIIEVKTKLLKIKNASVDIAQEIYRDEILLFKVELTLAYIQNEKPAKIDIEIKKLFEELF; from the coding sequence ATGAAAATACGCATATATTATGAAGATACAGATGCTGGAGGAGTAGTGTATCATAGTAATTATTTAAAATTTTGCGAAAGAGCAAGAAGTGAAATTTTTTTTGCTAAAAATGCACCGATTTTTGATGCTAACAAGGGACATTTTTTATTAACAAAAGCAAATTGTTTTTTTATAAAGTCAGCTAAACTTGGTGATATTATAGAGGTTAAAACAAAGCTTTTAAAAATAAAAAATGCTTCAGTTGATATTGCGCAAGAGATTTATAGAGATGAGATTTTGCTTTTTAAAGTTGAACTTACCCTTGCGTATATTCAAAATGAGAAGCCTGCTAAGATAGATATAGAAATTAAAAAGCTTTTCGAAGAATTATTTTAA
- the folD gene encoding bifunctional methylenetetrahydrofolate dehydrogenase/methenyltetrahydrofolate cyclohydrolase FolD yields the protein MTLLDGKALSAKIKQELKEKNKILKENGVQTCLAVILVGNDPASQTYVNSKAKACEECDIKSLVYRLDENTTQNELLALINTLNHDDSVHGILVQLPLPKHISKNLILESIISSKDVDGFHPINVGYLNLGLESGFLPCTPLGVMKLLKAYDINLEGLDSVVIGASNIVGRPMATMLLNAGCTVSICHIKTKDLSAYTQKADLIIVAAGCVNLLRADMVKEGAIIIDVGINRLENGKIVGDVDFEEVSKKASFITPVPGGVGPMTIAMLLENTVKSAKNSLKSGI from the coding sequence ATGACTTTGCTTGATGGTAAAGCTTTAAGTGCTAAGATTAAACAAGAGCTTAAAGAAAAAAATAAAATTTTAAAAGAAAATGGAGTGCAGACTTGCCTTGCAGTAATTTTAGTAGGCAATGATCCAGCGAGTCAAACTTATGTTAATTCTAAAGCTAAGGCCTGCGAAGAATGTGATATAAAATCTTTAGTTTATCGTTTAGATGAAAATACAACTCAAAATGAGCTTTTAGCTCTTATCAACACTTTAAATCATGATGATAGTGTTCATGGAATTTTAGTTCAGCTTCCTTTGCCAAAGCATATCAGTAAAAATTTAATTTTAGAAAGCATTATCAGTAGTAAAGATGTGGATGGTTTTCATCCTATTAATGTGGGTTATTTAAATTTAGGCTTAGAAAGTGGATTTTTGCCTTGCACCCCACTTGGCGTTATGAAGCTTTTAAAAGCTTATGATATCAATCTTGAAGGACTAGATAGCGTTGTAATCGGTGCTTCAAATATAGTAGGTAGGCCTATGGCTACCATGCTTTTAAATGCAGGTTGTACAGTAAGTATTTGCCATATAAAGACAAAAGATTTGAGTGCTTATACTCAAAAAGCAGATTTGATTATAGTGGCAGCAGGATGTGTTAATTTGCTTCGTGCAGATATGGTCAAAGAGGGTGCTATTATAATTGATGTAGGAATTAATCGCCTTGAAAATGGCAAAATAGTAGGCGATGTGGATTTTGAAGAGGTTTCAAAAAAAGCTAGTTTTATAACCCCTGTTCCAGGTGGTGTAGGTCCTATGACTATAGCGATGCTTTTGGAAAACACAGTCAAATCAGCTAAAAATAGTTTAAAATCAGGAATATAA
- a CDS encoding zinc ABC transporter substrate-binding protein: protein MLRILLLSVLCVFAFGKPIISVSIPPQAFFVEKIAKDSVEINILIPPNSDEHTMEFKPQALKKLEQSKIYFLADLELEKILGEKFKSVLKNVKIVNINEGIHLLEGGHDHKHDHDHDHDHDGHHAEEEHDEHNDPHVWLDPILVKKLAQNITQALVQSFPNNKEFYEANLANFLKELDQMDAQIAEKLKNIKRNEFIVYHPSWAYLAKRYNLVQIPVEIDGKEPKSKDLQNLIKLAKEKDIRVIFVQPGFPENSAKVLAKELNAQIVSINHLARNWDEELLKSIQALSSALQ, encoded by the coding sequence ATGTTGAGAATTTTGTTATTAAGTGTATTGTGTGTTTTTGCTTTTGGAAAACCCATAATTAGCGTAAGTATCCCACCTCAAGCTTTTTTTGTAGAAAAGATAGCTAAAGACAGCGTTGAAATAAATATACTCATACCGCCAAATTCAGACGAGCATACTATGGAGTTTAAGCCTCAGGCATTGAAAAAATTAGAGCAAAGCAAAATTTATTTCTTAGCAGATTTAGAGCTTGAAAAAATCTTAGGAGAAAAATTTAAAAGTGTATTAAAAAATGTAAAAATTGTTAATATTAATGAAGGTATCCATCTTCTTGAAGGAGGACACGATCATAAGCATGATCATGATCACGATCATGATCACGATGGACATCATGCAGAAGAAGAGCATGATGAGCATAATGACCCTCATGTTTGGCTTGATCCTATTTTGGTTAAAAAATTGGCACAAAATATTACCCAAGCTTTGGTGCAAAGTTTTCCAAACAACAAAGAATTTTATGAAGCGAATTTGGCTAACTTTTTAAAAGAGCTTGATCAAATGGATGCTCAAATAGCAGAGAAACTTAAAAATATTAAAAGAAATGAATTTATAGTTTATCATCCAAGTTGGGCTTATTTGGCTAAAAGATACAATCTTGTGCAAATTCCTGTAGAGATTGATGGCAAAGAGCCTAAAAGCAAAGATTTGCAAAATCTTATCAAGCTTGCAAAAGAAAAAGATATACGCGTTATCTTTGTTCAACCTGGCTTTCCAGAAAATTCAGCAAAAGTGTTAGCTAAAGAATTAAATGCTCAAATTGTTTCTATCAATCATTTGGCTAGAAATTGGGATGAAGAACTTCTAAAAAGCATCCAAGCCTTAAGTTCGGCCTTGCAATGA
- a CDS encoding transcriptional repressor: protein MEALELLKKHDIAITNLRIELLQILSLAKAPLSYDNFNIKANKTSFYRNMELFEKKGIVSKSELNRKSFYELADHAKAHFVCDMCHKISDVQMPKVKGTIKSVLIKGICSDCEK, encoded by the coding sequence ATGGAAGCTCTTGAATTATTAAAAAAACATGATATAGCTATAACAAACCTGCGCATAGAATTATTACAAATTTTATCTCTTGCAAAAGCTCCATTAAGTTACGATAATTTCAATATCAAAGCCAATAAAACTAGCTTTTACCGCAATATGGAACTTTTTGAAAAAAAAGGCATTGTTAGTAAAAGTGAGCTAAATCGCAAAAGTTTTTATGAATTAGCAGATCATGCTAAGGCACATTTTGTTTGCGATATGTGCCATAAAATTAGCGATGTTCAAATGCCAAAAGTCAAAGGTACGATTAAAAGCGTGCTTATAAAAGGTATTTGTAGTGATTGTGAAAAATAA
- the lepB gene encoding signal peptidase I: protein MNFLKKLYKFSQSWTGTVVIVLLVIFFFIQAFVIPSGSMKNTLLVGDFLFVKKFSYGIPTPHIPWLEIPVLPDFDKDGHLIKGQSPQRGDIVVFRNPKNEKEHFVKRCVGVGGDRIVYANKTLYVRMHEGDEFMKEHYPNDLATLGGQIYVKEPYKQKGIHYDLNKDIEGDILRFLGAGNFAMSPTYFKELGNNIGFSGGNAYVFDVAEEEYFMVGDNRDYSYDSRFWGSVPYRLIVGKPWFVYFSWDQDKNVRWERIGRFVDTLENEEEYIHDYDDEDKLS, encoded by the coding sequence ATGAATTTTTTAAAAAAACTTTATAAATTTTCACAATCATGGACAGGAACGGTTGTTATCGTTCTTTTAGTGATCTTTTTCTTCATACAAGCCTTTGTTATCCCTTCAGGTTCTATGAAAAATACCTTACTTGTAGGCGATTTTTTATTTGTTAAAAAATTCAGCTATGGAATTCCAACTCCACATATCCCATGGCTTGAAATTCCTGTTTTACCAGATTTTGATAAAGATGGACATTTAATCAAAGGACAAAGCCCTCAAAGAGGCGATATAGTGGTTTTTAGAAACCCTAAAAACGAAAAAGAGCATTTTGTAAAACGCTGTGTAGGAGTGGGTGGAGATAGAATTGTTTATGCTAATAAAACACTTTATGTAAGAATGCATGAGGGTGATGAATTTATGAAAGAACATTATCCTAATGATTTAGCAACCCTTGGAGGACAAATTTATGTTAAGGAGCCTTATAAACAAAAAGGGATTCATTATGATTTAAATAAAGACATAGAAGGTGATATTTTACGCTTTCTTGGTGCAGGTAATTTTGCTATGTCGCCAACCTATTTTAAGGAACTTGGAAATAATATAGGCTTTAGCGGTGGCAATGCCTATGTTTTTGATGTAGCCGAAGAAGAATATTTTATGGTAGGTGATAATAGAGATTATTCTTATGATAGTCGTTTTTGGGGTTCTGTGCCTTATCGTTTGATAGTAGGTAAGCCTTGGTTTGTTTATTTTTCATGGGATCAAGATAAAAATGTTCGCTGGGAAAGAATAGGGCGTTTTGTTGATACTTTAGAAAATGAAGAAGAATATATCCATGATTATGATGATGAGGATAAATTGAGTTGA
- a CDS encoding DUF1007 family protein, translated as MRAIFVLIFLALSNLYSCALCATYTPNVNVNLDFNISNDKIKQVNISWEFSEEFFNVLLENYDFNYNDKFDPDELEIVKYTLLDYIKPKHFLTQFSFNGLEENINIKQFKNPKLHIQSPRLLFSYQVVLDMPIKDNNTFSVKIHDDGGFFNFNIINQNSISLNSQNYIISSIDSNTASFEMYQGQLPQDVYIDKTPTSSLSKNFLEKLIEFNNTLFAHIKDILRKEFDFKSFFVLLMISFAYGVFHASAPGHAKMLTSSYFLTHKSTPLKILYFVSKIGVIHILSAFLLVSVGVVLLEHLLKDVNNEAGFVLTKITSLFIIFIALFMISKKILSDKKQCCCTHHKTNEWGIILSAALVPCPGVVLLIVFAYEFSFWYALSSALFITLGMSLVLFAFALGANQFYKSISHTKIRIFLEYFGLIVMFLFGLFLFINIKTNVL; from the coding sequence ATGAGAGCGATTTTTGTTTTAATTTTTCTAGCTTTAAGCAACTTGTATTCTTGCGCCTTGTGCGCAACTTATACTCCAAATGTGAATGTAAATTTGGATTTTAATATAAGCAACGATAAAATCAAGCAGGTGAATATAAGTTGGGAATTTTCAGAAGAATTTTTTAATGTTTTACTTGAAAATTATGACTTTAATTATAATGATAAATTTGATCCTGATGAGCTTGAAATTGTAAAATACACACTTTTAGATTATATAAAACCTAAACATTTTCTAACCCAATTTAGCTTCAATGGTTTGGAAGAAAATATAAATATCAAGCAATTTAAAAATCCCAAACTGCATATACAATCTCCTCGTTTGTTATTTAGCTATCAAGTTGTTTTAGATATGCCCATTAAAGACAATAACACTTTTAGCGTGAAAATTCATGATGATGGAGGATTTTTTAATTTTAATATAATAAATCAAAATTCCATAAGCTTAAATTCGCAAAATTATATTATTTCTAGCATTGATTCAAATACTGCATCTTTTGAAATGTATCAAGGGCAATTACCTCAAGATGTATATATAGATAAAACTCCAACTTCATCTCTTTCAAAAAATTTTTTAGAAAAATTGATTGAATTTAACAATACACTTTTTGCTCATATTAAAGATATATTAAGAAAAGAATTTGATTTTAAATCCTTTTTTGTTTTATTGATGATTTCTTTTGCATACGGTGTTTTTCATGCTAGTGCTCCAGGCCATGCTAAAATGCTAACAAGTTCGTATTTTTTAACCCATAAAAGTACACCTTTAAAGATATTGTATTTTGTATCTAAGATAGGAGTTATTCACATATTGAGTGCGTTTTTATTGGTAAGTGTTGGAGTAGTTTTGCTTGAGCATTTATTAAAAGATGTTAATAATGAAGCTGGGTTTGTATTGACTAAGATTACGAGTTTGTTTATTATTTTTATTGCTTTATTTATGATCAGTAAAAAGATATTAAGCGATAAAAAGCAATGCTGCTGTACTCACCATAAAACTAATGAATGGGGTATTATACTTAGTGCTGCTTTAGTGCCTTGCCCTGGAGTTGTTTTACTTATAGTATTTGCTTATGAATTTAGTTTTTGGTATGCCTTAAGTTCGGCTTTATTTATTACCCTGGGAATGAGTTTGGTATTGTTTGCTTTTGCATTGGGGGCAAATCAATTTTACAAAAGCATTTCACATACAAAAATAAGAATCTTTTTAGAGTATTTTGGACTTATTGTTATGTTTTTATTTGGTTTGTTTTTATTTATCAATATAAAAACAAATGTGCTATAA